Genomic segment of Arachis hypogaea cultivar Tifrunner chromosome 16, arahy.Tifrunner.gnm2.J5K5, whole genome shotgun sequence:
ACCAATAATGGCTGACGCACCTCCCCCTACACCGTCCGAGCTTCTTCGCATGGTAACCGAGCTTCAGCAGGCAAACCAGCGCATGGCTGAGACAAACGAGCATATGAGAAACGAGAACCTACGAATGCAACAACAGATCGAACAATTAATCAACGCTCGCCTCGAACACGGTAACGATCATAATGAGCGAAACAATGATGATGAACGCCGCACACATGTCTCGGAGACACCTCAAGACAATGAAGACGGCGATCCTCGGGACAACGAAAAAAGAGCCGAGACTGACGGAGATGAGCTCGACAACTCCACAGGACCATTCACAGCAGATATCATGAATTTCCAACTACCTAGACAATTTACCTTACCCACGACGTTAACCCCATATGATGGGTTGGGAGATCCAAAGCAACACATTAAGAAATTCCGATCAATCATGATCGTTAACGGTGCATCTGACCCTattttatgtcgttgttttccTTCCTTTTTAGACGGTCCTGCACCTGACTGGTTTTGCTCTTTGCCTGCAGATTCTATTTCCCGATTTCAGGAGCTGGCAAAGCAATTTGAAGATCACTTTGCAGCATCCGCTATATACCTGCATGATTCATATTACTTGACGACCATTAAACAAGGCCCTCAAGAAAGTCTGAAGGACTACATCACCCGTTTTACAAAGGTAGCAATGAGGATCCCCGATCTCCATCCCGAAGTCCATTTACACGCCATCAAGAGCGGCCCCCGCCTGGGGAAATTTCAGGGGACTATAGTGGTAGCTAAACCAAAGACTCTAGCCGAGTTCTGTGAGAAAGCCAAAGGACAGATAGACATTGAGGAGCTTTGTCAAGCTCGGAAGTCAGAAAGGTCGGCAACCACCAAAGACGACGAGAAGCCTCGTGAGAGTAGAAAGGGCTTCAAACCAACACCTCGCTACGAGTCATACACACAGTTCAATGCCAAACGGGATGATATTATCAAGGAAATACTAAATTCCAAGCTGATCAAACCTCCACGGAAGGCCGGGAGTTATCTAGAGCCAAAAAATGTTGACAAATCCAAGTATTGTACGTTCCATCAAAAGTTCAGTCATACGACCGATGAATGTGTGATCGCCAAAGATCTCCTTGAACGTTTGGCGAGACAGGGGCACCTTGATAAATTCATTGCAGGTCATATGCAAAAAAGGTCAACTTCTACCGCGGAACCACCCTCCACAGGAACCTCGTCAAAAGACAAGGAGAAAGCTCTCATTCAGCCCAGAGGTGTAATTAATTGCATCTCAGGGGGCTATGCAGGAGGAGGGCCTACAAGCTCCGCTAGAAAGCGCACGTACAGAGCAATGCTCGCCCTTGGAGATACGGCCAACAATCCTCAACCGACACAAAGAATACCTGAGATGACGTTTTACCCAACCGATTTTCACGCTCATGACGCAAATTTGGATGACCCTGTTGTCATCTCCATTCAGCTGGGCGATTTAATAGTTCGGAAAGTACTGCTGGATCTAGGCAGCAGCGCCGACGTCTTATTCTTTACTACAtttgaaaaaatgaaattaaGCACTAACATTTTGCAACCTTCTGTAGGAGACTTGATTGGCTTTTCAGGAGAGCGAGTCCCAGTCATGGGTttagtgtggttacaaaccacattAGGTGATCAGCCACTATCTAGAACACAGGATATTCAATACCTAGTGGTGGACACTTTCAGCCCTTACAATCTCATTTTAGGACGACCCTTTTTAAACAGGTTTGCTGCAATTGTATCAACTGTTCATCTTTGTGT
This window contains:
- the LOC140180127 gene encoding uncharacterized protein, translated to MADAPPPTPSELLRMVTELQQANQRMAETNEHMRNENLRMQQQIEQLINARLEHGNDHNERNNDDERRTHVSETPQDNEDGDPRDNEKRAETDGDELDNSTGPFTADIMNFQLPRQFTLPTTLTPYDGLGDPKQHIKKFRSIMIVNGASDPILCRCFPSFLDGPAPDWFCSLPADSISRFQELAKQFEDHFAASAIYLHDSYYLTTIKQGPQESLKDYITRFTKVAMRIPDLHPEVHLHAIKSGPRLGKFQGTIVVAKPKTLAEFCEKAKGQIDIEELCQARKSERSATTKDDEKPRESRKGFKPTPRYESYTQFNAKRDDIIKEILNSKLIKPPRKAGSYLEPKNVDKSKYCTFHQKFSHTTDECVIAKDLLERLARQGHLDKFIAGHMQKRSTSTAEPPSTGTSSKDKEKALIQPRGVINCISGGYAGGGPTSSARKRTYRAMLALGDTANNPQPTQRIPEMTFYPTDFHAHDANLDDPVVISIQLGDLIVRKVLLDLGSSADVLFFTTFEKMKLSTNILQPSVGDLIGFSGERVPVMGLVWLQTTLGDQPLSRTQDIQYLVVDTFSPYNLILGRPFLNRFAAIVSTVHLCVKFPVQDDTVAIVHGDLQEARHYYNTSLKPIKRNSDRRVNSIGAEQPMLTELDLRADLQDRPLPNEELIKLILTDDPTKFTFIGTSMKDAEKDKLISFLRQNADLFAWTSRDMPGIDPSIITHKLAINPAARPVTQKKRNLGTEKRLASLAETKKLIDANFIREIRFTTWLANIVMVKKHNDNSCGYGTLSFMDAYSGYNQIFMHPSDQEKTAFITEYGATYQRLMNKVFDQ